Proteins found in one Lycium ferocissimum isolate CSIRO_LF1 chromosome 6, AGI_CSIRO_Lferr_CH_V1, whole genome shotgun sequence genomic segment:
- the LOC132060634 gene encoding LRR receptor-like serine/threonine-protein kinase GSO2, which yields MWLKKDFLIFAILFYHFSIVYGCHERERAGLISFKSLVTDPSNLLSSWQGEKCCNWKGIKCSSSGHVVVVDLRNPNPDEVLINVNKELVPVTNNTSNFALKGTISPLLFTLNHMRHLDLSFNNFMLSKLPTEISNLTNLTYLNLSNAMFQDSITTQFSNLTSLRSLDLSCANLVVDLSSISISLTLPPKLDFGSMSSFIRYGQLSSPNLRWLEGLPGLRYLVLTGVDLSKASESFVWAKPISSLSNLVSLQLSYCNISGRIPIGQLLNLTNLSTLEMGSNVLTSPIPDLLWNLTSLSALDFSGNNLDGHIPYLPQLEKLSVSSNPAMSIDLVSMFSAPWSKLTFLDIGFSRIGGTIPPPLSNSTSLTFFRADGCSIQGSIPSSVTKLKKLSILMLNDNNITGQLPVSMSSLISLQYLSLFQNSLKGYIPISICQMHSLKYLNLEWNELTGRLPSCILQLPKLSYLYVQKNNLNGNMPLSVFQKSRLNQISLGASGLSLEIDDQDQPSAQTFQPTILEFTSCNMRGEIPQFFSNLTSLIILNLANNSLSGAIPYWLFNLPALSVLDLCMNNFKGVIPPVIQLKSSPYPTIINLARNNLQGPIPSQLKNVNVIDLSLNNFVGSIPTQIGEVHGIRSISLSGNKIHGPIPESFCQATNVLQVLDLSNNSLSGTIRRSLGNCKSLSYLNLGQNKLAGSVPKELERVTGLRYLDLNGNDFEGSFPTVIDNFQELEILNLAGNGFEGRIPKFIGDLHHLRILDLASNSFDESIPEGLMKLENLQYIGLSRNNLSGPIPDNLDGLKMMTRRQNEATILLGYFYSLKFTGAQLEIVTKGQTQILESVYSYNSGFDTSSNALTGKIPETIGLLSGIPLLNLSHNNLSGLIPKTIGEMISLESLDLSYNHFAGEIPVTLTLLDFLQYLNLSYNNLSGKIPSNPHFDTLYQEGMTYIGNKYLCGAPGGMNCSNNGPSITKKSREQI from the coding sequence ATGTGGTTAAAGAAAGATTTCCTTATATTTGCTATTCTATTTTACCATTTTTCGATCGTCTATGGCTGCCACGAAAGAGAAAGAGCCGGTCTAATAAGCTTCAAATCCTTGGTAACTGATCCGTCTAATCTGCTATCTTCATGGCAGGGGGAAAAATGTTGCAACTGGAAAGGAATCAAATGCTCGAGTTCAGGTCATGTTGTAGTTGTGGATCTCCGGAATCCTAATCCGGATGAAGTCCTAATCAATGTTAATAAGGAACTTGTTCCAGTTACTAACAACACATCCAATTTTGCTCTTAAAGGTACTATATCTCCATTGCTCTTTACTCTTAATCACATGCGACATCTCGACCTGAGTTTCAACAACTTCATGCTCTCAAAACTACCTACTGAGATATCGAACTTAACAAACTTGACTTATCTCAATCTGTCGAATGCCATGTTTCAAGATTCCATCACCACACAATTCTCAAACCTTACATCTCTAAGGTCTCTTGATCTTTCATGTGCTAATTTAGTAGTCGATTTGTCTTCTATTTCTATTAGCTTGACATTACCACCAAAGTTGGATTTTGGCTCAATGTCATCTTTTATCAGATATGGTCAGTTATCCAGTCCAAATCTGAGGTGGTTAGAAGGATTGCCAGGTCTCAGATATCTAGTATTGACAGGTGTTGATCTATCAAAGGCATCCGAATCATTTGTTTGGGCTAAACCAATATCAAGTCTTTCAAATCTCGTGTCACTTCAATTGTCCTACTGCAACATTTCAGGAAGAATTCCGATAGGGCAATTACTTAACCTTACTAATCTTTCTACTCTAGAAATGGGTTCTAACGTTCTAACATCTCCGATACCTGATTTGCTATGGAACCTCACAAGTCTCTCAGCTCTTGATTTTAGTGGCAACAATTTAGATGGTCATATCCCTTACCTTCCTCAACTTGAAAAACTTTCTGTTTCTAGCAATCCTGCTATGAGCATAGATCTTGTTTCAATGTTTTCAGCTCCATGGTCAAAGTTGACATTTCTTGACATAGGCTTCTCTCGGATAGGTGGAACGATTCCTCCTCCTTTAAGCAACTCAACTTCATTAACCTTTTTCCGAGCTGATGGATGCTCGATCCAAGGGTCGATACCTTCTTCAGTTACAAAACTTAAGAAATTAAGTATACTGATGCTCAATGATAACAATATCACAGGCCAACTTCCTGTATCCATGTCCAGTTTAATAAGCCTTCAATACTTATCTCTGTTCCAGAATAGTTTAAAAGGGTATATTCCAATTTCAATCTGTCAAATGCACTCCCTGAAGTACTTGAATTTAGAATGGAATGAGCTAACAGGACGTCTTCCCTCGTGCATACTTCAGCTTCCTAAGCTTTCATATCTTTATGTTCAGAAGAATAACCTGAATGGGAATATGCCACTGTCTGTGTTCCAGAAGTCAAGATTGAATCAAATTAGTTTAGGAGCTAGCGGATTGTCtttggaaattgatgatcaagaTCAACCCTCTGCGCAAACTTTCCAGCCCACGATTTTGGAATTTACATCTTGCAACATGAGAGGAGAAATCCCACAGTTCTTTTCAAATTTGACGAGCCTCATTATTTTAAATTTGGCTAACAACAGTCTATCAGGAGCAATACCATACTGGTTGTTCAATCTCCCTGCCCTCTCTGTACTGGACTTATGTATGAATAACTTCAAGGGAGTTATACCTCCAGTGATTCAGCTGAAATCTTCTCCTTATCCAACAATAATAAATTTAGCCAGAAACAACCTTCAAGGTCCTATCCCTTCTCAGCTCAAGAATGTTAATGTCATCGATTTGTCACTTAACAATTTTGTAGGCTCAATTCCAACACAGATAGGGGAAGTTCATGGTATCAGGTCCATATCATTATCCGGAAACAAAATTCATGGACCAATACCTGAATCATTTTGCCAAGCAACTAATGTTCTCCAGGTTCTTGATCTCTCTAATAATAGCTTGTCAGGCACCATTCGACGCAGTTTGGGGAACTGCAAGTCACTGAGTTACCTTAATCTTGGACAAAACAAGCTTGCTGGAAGTGTTCCGAAAGAACTTGAACGTGTTACAGGCCTTCGTTATCTGGACCTAAATGGTAATGACTTTGAAGGATCATTTCCAACAGTGATTGATAACTTTCAAGAGCTTGAGATCCTGAACTTGGCTGGCAATGGATTTGAAGGAAGGATACCAAAGTTCATCGGTGACCTACACCACCTCCGTATCCTTGACCTTGCATCAAACTCTTTCGACGAATCTATCCCAGAAGGgctaatgaagttggaaaatctACAATATATTGGTTTGTCCAGGAACAATCTATCCGGTCCTATTCCTGATAATCTTGATGGCTTAAAAATGATGACGAGAAGACAAAATGAGGCAACCATCTTATTAGGTTACTTTTACTCCTTGAAGTTCACTGGTGCTCAGCTAGAAATAGTCACCAAAGGACAGACACAAATTCTTGAGTCAGTGTATTCCTATAACAGTGGATTTGACACCTCAAGCAATGCTCTTACTGGTAAAATCCCAGAGACAATTGGCCTTTTAAGTGGAATTCCATTGCTGAATCTCTCGCATAATAATCTTTCCGGACTGATCCCAAAGACTATTGGCGAGATGATTTCGCTCGAGTCGTTGGATCTCAGCTACAACCATTTCGCAGGGGAAATTCCTGTGACATTAACACTGTTAGATTTTCTCCAGTATCTCAACTTGTCTTATAACAATTTAAGTGGAAAGATTCCAAGCAATCCACATTTTGACACTTTGTATCAAGAAGGAATGACATATATTGGAAACAAATACTTATGTGGTGCTCCTGGTGGGATGAACTGCAGCAACAATGGACCCTCTATAACTAAAAAAAGTAGAGAACAGATATGA